From Microbacterium sp. CGR2:
GGGATGGAGGCGAGCTCCTGCTTCAGCGCGTGTCCGGCCGGGGTGAGGACGACGGAGACGACGCGCTCATCGTCGGCTCGACGTGCTCGCGCGACGTGACCGGCCTGCTCCAGACGTCGGACGAGCGGCGACAGCGTGCCGGAGTCGAGCTGCATGGCTTCGCCGAGGGAGCCGACGGTCTGATCGCCTTCGTGCCAGAGGATGGCGAGCACAAGATACTGCGGGTAGGTCAGGCCCCACGGGGCGAGGAGCGCGCGGTACGCCTGAGTGGTCGCGCGCGCAGCGGAGTAGAGGGAGAAGCACACGAGCTCATCGGTCACGGCCATCCAGCAAGTATTGCACTCAACTAGATTGTGTGCAATTCAATTAACGGATGCGGAGCCATACGCGCCGTCGACGAACCGAGGTCACGGGTGTCGGTTCCGGCGTCGGAGGTACGGCCGTGCGGTCGCCGGAAAGCCATCGCAGCCACGTCGTGCCCGGATCACCCTCGAGGATCAGCGCCCGCGCGAGCAGAGTGAGCGGGATCGAGAGGATCGCTCCGAGGGGGCCGATGATGAAAGTCCAGAAGACCACCGACAGGAAGCTCAGCGTCAAGCTGAGGTCGACCGCGTCGCTGACGAATTTGGGCTGGACCAGCACCTGCAGCACCACGTTGACGATCGTGTACACGGCGATGACACCCAGCAGGAGTGGCCAGCCGCCCACGACGAACGCGAGGATCGCCG
This genomic window contains:
- a CDS encoding MarR family winged helix-turn-helix transcriptional regulator — its product is MAVTDELVCFSLYSAARATTQAYRALLAPWGLTYPQYLVLAILWHEGDQTVGSLGEAMQLDSGTLSPLVRRLEQAGHVARARRADDERVVSVVLTPAGHALKQELASIPAQIAGFSGIRDDDHRRRLIAELQDLTTRLQSATIDAPADRAARA